The Arabidopsis thaliana chromosome 5, partial sequence genomic interval aaaagaaatcttttaaatagataatataatagtatatattttttttagtatgatttttggtgttATGGTCGGAAAAAACACAAGTTTTAGTGCTAAAAATGATGTAATTTGAACACCAAAATGGTGTTGAGCCTTGAAGATGCCCTTAGAAAGTAAAGAAACACTTTAAATGATACCGAAAATACCCTTCCTGAAAAGCATAAGCAACAGTTACTTGACCAGGGTCATATCCGACCGACCAGCCGGTCAACGAGAAATACACATCTGATGAAATCTGTTACGTAAGGCTTCTGTAACGGCCTTCCAATTTTTTccatataatatatgataaagTGGTCCGACAAACGCAATCCCTCAAAGATtgttattttatcatcatcttaaGAACAAAGATTTAGTCCTCCAAATCATATAAATCAgctttaattagtttatacACCAAATCTTAAACCAATGAAGGGACATTTAACTCTTCGGACTCacttaaactatatataccCATATCTTAagctttcttttattttcttaaaaagtaaCAGAAATGTTCTCAAATAGATCGATGTATAGAATATGAATAATTTAGGgatattattcatatataatcaatCGATGAGAGGTGACTCTATATTGCAGATTGGGTACCTACAAATTTCATAACAAGTTGTTTGTGCTGACAAcgataaatgtttttattttagcatttttcctttttatggAAGGGGTTGGTCAAACATGAGAAACAAGAAGGCAAATTTTGCAGATAACAAAAGGAAGGCAGAAGCATGCATGAAAGCCAAAAAAGCATGTGACCAACTTTGTAAAattcaaccttttttctcAGCCTTTTGGTAAAATTATCTACAAAtccaaactatatatatatggaactATACATTTTTGTCTAACTGAATTCACAACAtttaataatcatatataaagaaaaagatggtAGCAAACCAAGAACACATGCCAACTTGTAATTTCCATACATCAAGAACACTGACATTCTGATGGTAAGCAACTAAACACTGTTGGCAACTACAATCTCTTTTAAAAGTTCATTCTCAAGAATATTGATGACtcctttatttctttttatataacattAACTAGCCAATTTTCTATATCCCATTAGGGGCtaagaataataaaatggTTACGAAATTCGATCTTGATCACCAAAAGATATTCCaacttgtatatatgtttagcGCTACATTTGTGAGATGCTAATTGGATTACAcaatccaaaatatatattccaCTCCTTTTGCGATCATATTGATAATGGTATTATATGTAGCTTGTTTATAGAGATTGATTAGAGAGGATTTGAGAGCATAAAGTGAATACGGAATATAATGGAAAACCACCGGCCATATATCCAAACATTCGACCTCATCTCTGCGTTACGACTTGCTCACATAATGTTGGCAGCATCAAATTTATTATTCGGCGCGTctctatatacaatatatatatatacacatgaaTATTGGAccatttgtatttatatatatgcatatattgGACCATTTGTATTTGATAATATTGGACCAATTTCGCAGACAAAAACTAGCTAGCTAGTGTAAATGTGTAAGAAGATATTACAGAAAAAGCCGACAAGAAGGATAGATATATCCATTACCAACAATTCCCTTATTCTACTAACCTATTTAACTGAATAATATTCTACTTTTATATGGTTgtaaaatcttgaaaaaataaataattatactTAAATGGGACTCAAATGTCTCTTAAAAATATCATCCTATCATAACAAAAGCTAGCAACCATGATGGTCCATGACTATCACATCAATAACTTTGTTATCATTTGGCATATCCTCTCTAATAATATgccattttaaaataaattaaaacctaCCAGTTAAATTTAGAACTTCACCATGTATAAATACTCTGCATGCCTCTCACTCTCTCCCCAACCAACTCTCACACAAATTCTCTCgctctctcactctcttattctctttctctttttctctaagaatacaaaaaaagatgcaatacaaaacagaaactcGAGGGTCGTTGtcctacaacaacaacagtaaGGTGATGAACAACATGAATGTGTTTCCGTCGGAGACACTGGCGAAGATAGAGTCGATGGCGGCAGAGAATGCGGTGGTTATATTCAGCGTGAGCACTTGCTGCATGTGCCATGCCATCAAGCGTCTCTTCCGTGGAATGGGCGTCAGCCCCGCCGTCCACGAGCTCGACCTCCTCCCTTACGGAGTTGAAATCCACCGAGCTCTCCTCCGTCTCCTTGGCTGTTCCAGCGGTGGCGCCACATCTCCGGGGGCACTTCCGGTGGTGTTCATCGGAGGGAAGATGGTAGGAGCAATGGAGAGAGTGATGGCTTCACATATCAATGGCTCACTCGTCCCTCTTCTCAAAGATGCTGGCGCTCTTTGGCTCTGATGAGTGCTAATCTCATCCTCCAAATATCAACCTTTGGTTTATCTTTGGTTTTTAAGGACAGAAGAAATAGGTTAATCCCAGTGTTGAATTAGAGAcagtgagagagaagagtgaTGCGTTTGTTTTAAGCTTAGCTCTTTGTCTATCTTAAATCACactaatatataaatgttaaCTAATCGCTATGTCTCTTGTTAGCTTTCTTATCTCTAATTTTACAATTTGACAGTTGATTTGCAAAATTTAATGGtcatttttcacaaataaaaatttgccatgaaaataaaataaaattaaaggtCAAACTAAGACAAGAACGAGGAGGTTATTTTCATGACCTAAAATCTTAACCGTTATAACTGTTAACTTGTGGGGGAAATAATCACCTCATGAGGGGTCCCCACTCCAGATTACGTGGAGACCCACTAACAATAATCCGTGATTTTGACCCGACCGTTGCGTCAAGAAGAGCCCGTACATGATCATCCAATAACGTCACTGATTTTACAGCTATCAATTCCTTCCTAATtcatttttgcttttaaaaaacaaattagagaaCACTTCTTCAGTCATTCATATTTCATACAATCACATGtcaccttttctttgttttttcttcttctcaaagtTGTAAGAAAACTACAATTACAAGGTCACATTATCTGAGTTTGGAAGGTTTTTAAACATTTCACTTCCATTACAACTTTAAAGGGCTCATCAATTACCATGATGAGTAAAAGAAGGAACTAAATAGCATATATACCTTGAGATAAGTTATACTCATTAGAATAATTCTTACGTAGACAATAAACGACTCGTAACGTGTAAGTCACCCAGAGATCTTGATTACAGCAGTATAGGAATCTACACAGAATAAAGGGAAATACAATTTGGGGAATCTAATCTAATTGCCTATTGGTGTAATTATGTGTTCTCAATTGCTCGAATAAATGGAAGAATGGAATCAGGATCAGATGATGAACAGAAAGACGCCAACAGGTCAGAAGATATTGTGTGAACAAGAGATGGCGATACCTCTTTGATCCATTGCATATGTCTAATTCCAATCTCAACCTCTTTCGCATCCGCCACACATTTCAGCAACACGACATGTGCTCCTGTGTGTTCTAAGTGTTCTCTCTCGCGCAGCAGCTGCGATGCCTCACCAGAATGGCCTTCACACATACACACCAAACGAATCAATAAATATCTTGACATGAGGCAATTGGAAAAGACTAGAAGACATATTTGTTCTCTCTCACCGTTGCTGCATAGATTTAAGACAAACTCGCTTAATACTCTTCTTGTAACTGTTTTATGATCCCTCTCCATGCACTTTCTGAAAACTTCCATAGCAGCTTCAATTTTTGTCTCCTTGCATAGGCCTTCAATGAGTGACATATAGATTGTTTCATCTGGTTCTATCCCTCTCTCAAGCATCTTGTCAAACAGCCTTAAAGACTCCTCTGCCTCGCCTTCCTCTGATAATTTCCTAATAAGTACATTATATGTCGTCAGATTCATTTTGCAGCCCTCCACAAACATCTCATCCCACAGTTTCTTTGCTGGACGGATCATTTCCGCTTTGCAACAAGCTTCAATGAGAGCGTTATAGAGTGAAACGTCTGGAGCAAGCCcttccttcttcatttcttgCAGAGCAGTGTAACTTTCTCTGACTCTCCCAGCCTTGCACAAGAACGATATCATCAGACTGTAACTCTGAAGTTCTGAGAAATAACCTTTGCTTGACAAAAGCTCATAAGCCTTTATCAGATGATCACTCTTGTCATGCCTGCAAAGATTCTTACTTAACTTGCTCAGAGTCCGAATAGCAGGCAATTTCCCTGTGCTGACCATGTAAACTAAGAATTCAACAGCAGAATCTGGATCAACTGCAGAGACAGATCCAATCAACGCGTCTAAGATATCATTATCCATAGGGAATTTTCCACTCACAATCACCTCAGCCACTTCCTTAGCCTCCGTTAATCGCTTAGCTGAAATCAAATCCAGAATAAAAGCTCGGTAATCGCTGCTCCTAGGTGCTACTCCgagctttctcttcttctttaaaacaaCCTGTCTCTCATACAGATTCCCAGTAACTACAAACGCTTCAGCTATGACCCTATAAGCCATAAAATCCGGTTTGCAATCTATGTTCCTTAGCTCTtccaatatataaaaagcATCCATTTCTCGTGAACACTTACAAAGACTATGGAGAATCAACAGTGCAATGATTGAGCCATTGATATTCAAATTAGCCTTTTTAACCTCATCCACCAATCTCAAGAGCTGATTCGTTTCAGAACTTCTACAGAACCATCCTATATAGACACCGAATCCAAGAGTGTTCAACGAAACACCTTTATGACGCATTTTAACAAACAGTTTCTGTGCATAATCATAACATCCATCAGAAGTTAAACCAGCTAAAAGACGATTGCATACATCGGGATGAATCTCCTGACCCGTTGAAAAAGCTTCTTCTAAAACCCAAAACGCACTCTGAGCTTTCCTACCCAGCACAAGCGTATCAATGAGGGAGCGATACACGGAAGAATCGAGAAGGATTTTGTTCGATTTAACCTGTTTGAAAAGAGCGTCCATGGCGGAGAACTGACGAGAAAGCGAAAGAGACTTGAAGATAGAGTGGTAAGATATGGAGTCGTGAGAGTAACCTGGTTGCTGAGCAGCCCAATTGAAGAAACCGAGAGCAAGAGAATGATGATTCAGCAGAAACGGGTCTATGACTCGAGCCACAAGCGAAGGGCTTATTGAGTGACGAAAACCGAGACCGTGAAGACTCTGTTCAATCAATGGACTCCATATCCGAGCAGCTCGAGAGCTTCCGGAAACTTTTAGCAGCTCTCGGCCGATCCTCACCGCAAGCTCCGTCGCAGGTCTCATGGCCGAGAAGCTGACGTCAACATTTTCAGGGAGTCGCTGACAAGTTGGAGAAATCGAATTTGGTTAATGAGTCCATTAGTTAGAAGTCAAACTCATACTGGCCCAGTCCAAAAAGTGATTTTTAGTGACCCAAAACTTTGCATACGAGATTAATCCTTATTACTTGCCCATTTTTGGCCCATCAAATATCTGCATACACACAGTAAATGTCGTTCAATTGTTTACATGAGAATTGAGAAGTTTCCTAGAGGAAAATGACAACAATTCACAACCAGACatgacaacaacaacctcACTTTTTGGTAATTTTGCAGATGGGGTCTATAGGAGTGACCCActaaaagaataagaagaaaagaaagaaaccattACATGTTTTACGGTTTcagtaattaaatttttgttttaaaaagagaatataTTATCTCTACTTGGGAATAATGTCGACTGGGAGATACAATAAGGAAAGTGAAAATATAGGATAATATACCAAAAGAAGATATGATTGAGGAACAAGAAAGGGAGATATGTCGACTTATCGAGTGTCCACGTGAATTTGACATAAGTCGATCacattcttaagaaaaaatatagaagaTAATGGAGTGGGAACAATGGAAGTGACTCCAGATTGCAAAATTTAGCATTTGTAAGTTTGTTTAAATCTGGCACAAAAGTGTATTGCTTTCCCTCTTGGTCCCCATACCTATACCACCTACTTCTGTTTGTTCCTTTGTTCCTTGTTCCTTTGTTTCATCCCAATATGCTTCCCTGTAATCCCCAATTAACCCATTTGCTTTATCATTATCTTTTCATACTTGTTCAAACTAATCTAATCTGCATTGTCTATGGTGTTTGTTTCACACAGACGCCTAGGTTCAAGATTCACCATCTAATTCTTACCACTAACAAGTTCCTATTTgatctacaaaaacaaaactatgtgCTTCTAACGCTAAGGAGATGGGTGTAGGATAATTAATAGAGGAGAACAAACCCATAGCATTACGAGttgtaatattaaaaacacTGAAGCAAACAACAGTACCTGATGTCGTGGACAGCTTCACTTGTCTGAATCAACTAGCCCCAAAGTCTTCGTTGTTTTGTCACGGAGCTCCCATATGCCTCCTGGAAAAAGTACtctttctttacttttctGCAGGATGGTCATCAATCCAAATTGCATTTTCTTCTTGTCGGAGACAGACAGATCAACAAAGCAGACtctttatataagaaaattattaccACATAATGCAGCCTCAATCACTCTAGGAATAGAATGCAGCCACAATCACTCTAAGTGAGCAAGGAGCCAGCattgattgttgtttcaagtaaaataaaataaatctctAGGCAAAGCAGTATCAGTGTAAAACACAGTTTACATTGTTACTATAATCAAACACAGAATGAGTTTGTACCTATGTAACTAGATTTCAAGCAGAGTGCATACTCCTTCTACTGTACTAGAGAAGAATAGACCATTTCACTCAATTTGCACGAAAGAAAGTCTAAATATCAAGGTTTTTACAACACAGAGCAATAGCAAAAATTGACTATTTATTCATGCTTTATCTGCAAATGACTTGTAAATGTAAACGCCACATAAAATCCACTGTTTTACAATGTAGAAACTCAAATCAAGATAAAATAGTAATACCTGAGATGCTCGATGATTGTAATTACGGATAGCTACTCCATCAATGAATTTGAGGCGTCATGTAACCACAACAGTAGGGGCTCAAGTATGTAATGGCCCTCCAACTTGTTCTTGATGTGATCTTGAAAGAGAATGGCCAACCAAAATTTTGTAGCTTTCTTGGTGTTGGTCTCCACTGTCATCAACCTAAAAGACTTGAGATACAGTTGCAACCAATTCACTGCCACAGTAAGACTTTACCAATCATTGTTCTCTATAAAAGTCACTTTCTCCTCTAGTATTCTGTAGCAACTGAAGCACGAAAATGAAGGTATGGTCTAtatctaaaaaccaaaattaaatatctcaTAGCTAACACTTACAAAAGCTCATTTTCTGGCAGTTTTGGGGCTGGATGCATCATAAGTTCCGGGAGAATAGCAAAGAGCCATTAAAAGATGCTTCTACTGGTAATTTGACTGTACTTCTCTGGCACTTCTTTTCTTGTCAAATATGTAGAACAAGAACATGAAGTGTGTTTGAATCCTAGGAGAATAGCAATAGGACTTAGCAAGCATTTCAGGACTGAGTAATAATCTCACTACTATTAACATCCATTTCTAGAAAATCAATCTGCTGACCTGATAAAAGACTAGGATCATGCACTCGTGTGCAAAGCATTATGATGGGTGTCAGCTAGCTGAATAAAAAGCTCACCTACTCAATTTGCCTGAAACCAACTTTGTCTTGCGCTTCGATTTTGTGAGTGATAGATAGCAGCCAAACCAGCTCTCCCTAGCGAGTATTATCTAGTAAATGCCATGCCTCTACGTGCATGTTACAATAACTCAGACATTTTCCCTAGTTCTTGTGCAAATGCATCTTTTTCCAAATCTCACTGGCCGTTCTTACTTattcaaagaaataaagaacTCTTCTCTTCACATGACCATTTCAGGCAACAGCTATTCCATTCTTTCAGCTCATCCATCCCTTGATAGCCAAGAGGTTTACCCAACAGCATGTGCTGGCTCCAGATACAATACTGGATTCAGAAAACAGGTCAACCTGTTCCAGGAAAGCTCCTTCGCAGGACCCAAGCAATACACAGAGGAAGACTTCAAGGATGAGAGAAACAGTGATTTTTTTGATGGATTTCTTGCCATTGGAACCCTTGGTGGAGAAACACTTCTTGATGAACAACCAGCAACGCCGACATTTGGCATGTCATTTGAGGACCCAGCAATAGATGATGCAGATGTGACAGAGAATGATTTGAAGCTCATAAGCAATGAATTGGATAAGTTCCTTGAGGCTGAAGCTAAAGAAGGACACCACCAACCATCAGGAAGAAACAGTGACACTAACACTATTGCATCCACCATTGAGGCCATTGAGGGAgtagatgatgaagaagataatcagCCAATGAAGTTCCCACTCCAAGAGTATTTTTTTGGATCTCTAATCGAACTCCCAGAATCAAAGATTGCAGGGAAGAAGGATAGGGCATCACTTGGCGAACTGTTTCAAATAACAGAAGTGCAAGATAAACAATCAGAAAACATATatgggaagaaaaagaagcaaccCAATTCAGCTCACAAGTCCGCAAAGCATCTTGTGAAGAAGGTACTGAAAAAGATACACCCATCCTCAAGGGGCTCTGTCAGTGGTAAACCTGAAGTGGATTCCACAAAAAAGAAGTTCCAAAAGGTGTGGCTTTTTCAGCTCtgcttttttaaaaactaataatctaaaaaaacGACTGCGTGATACATGATACATGATACACCAAACTTCAGATATTTTATCCCTTACTTTGATAGCATTCTCTGGAGCTATCATATACTCCATTGAAAAGCTTGCTCCTAACAAACTTGAATTTCATGTGAGGAGTGCAGATGGTACAGGTTTTCCATAGGAAAGTACATCCAGAAGAATCCATAATGGAAACCAAAATATACAGCAGCGTGGCAAATCCAAAAAGCAGCAAAGCAAATTCTATTGACTTAACATTCGAGAAGGTGAACCATTGTCACGAGGCAAGTAAAAGATGTATCCAGTATGAGCTTAGAAGTTCTCGCTCAGCCAAAAACGGAGAACACTGGATCAAGACAGACGAAGACTGTAAGTCCACCATCATATGCAATTCATAGAATTGTTTGCATAATCCCTTTTAACTCAAAGGAAGAATATGagtctaaattttttgataaaatggtATTTAGGCATGCACAAGTATTCTGCTTGTGACCCAACCGGCTAATAATCCATAATTGATTTGCAGATTTCGTGTTGGAACTGTAACAAAGGGATCAGAAGAACTATGTAAACTAAGAAGTGTAAGTGTATAATTTCACTTCATGCATGTGTGAATTGTGTGGTATGATTAAGGAAAATGTGTTCAAACTTACTGGGAATGTTTATTACGCCCCTCTATGtaataataaatgataaaGGGTGTTATAATTGCAGCAAGATATCTCATATACATTGTTTGGAGTAGTAGAATTAAGAGAATGCAAGCATTGATTCAAATTCAATTATCTGTTTTAATCTCAGAAGAGAGAGGCATAATGTTTATGCCTCTCTTAGCTAATAAGCCATAATTTATCATTATCTCCTACACAAAAGAACTTACATAGAAAATCCACCATAAAGTATGAGCGGCTATCTTATATTTCATGCAATAAAAAACCTAAGCCAGGGTAAAAGCCTGTATCACTTTTTagctaaacaaaaatcaataacatCCGAGCCAAACCTGGTATGGACCTTCCGTAATAGTGAACATTGAACTAAAGTGGTGGACGTTCTGCAACAAGAACACCACCTGTTTCCATCCTCCATGATTGGTCAACCAAGGCTGCTAACTCTCTGCAGCAAGGTTCATACAAAaagcaagagaagaaaatgcaCTAGTAGTTAATGTTAAAGGGAGAAATTGGATACATGACTTTTATGAGAGCTCAAACTGATTTATATTGAGACAGGCCAAGATGAATACATGAAAAGGTTTCTTTCCCGGAAAGGCTTATATAACAAAGTTCTGAACAGCTATTTGCGTAGAGAAAGAGCTGACTCTATTTCCATACCTTAGATCATGACTTACAACAAGTAAAGTCAGTTCCTTCTTAAGGTGCTTCAAGAGCTTTGCAACATCTGCACGTGCTTTCCAGTCTGATTGcagaacaaaatcaataatgaaATAGTATGAGAAAACTTTCACGGTTTtcattcaaaagaaaagaaacgcAGAGCATATGCAGAGAGAAcgccaaagaaaaaaacatcttcTGTAAAGAATGAGAAGCAGAAAACCATGGGAGAGATGGACATCAAGCACCTGTTGATAAAAGAGGATAGGAAAAATCTACTAAAACTCAAGAATTAGAAGATGCAAAATCATACCAAGACCAGCAAGGGGCTCATCCAGTATCAGTAAATCTGGAGTTTGCACCTACAAAAAGCAGAACTATTTAGAACAGTTCACACTTTGGAATACGTCAAAAAACATTGTTCTCACCAATTGGATAGCTAGTGCAAGCCGACGTTTGTAGCCTCCACTTAGTAACTGGGGATCTTTATCAAGTGGGATGCTGTCTAATCCAACCTAACGTTTCAAGAGGAAAGCTAACATAAGACAGATCGTTGGACATAAGATAAACACTGTCCGAACCAGGAGGAGTGGAATACCCAATTAAATGCTCTCTGGAGATTCGAAGTCAGTTGCTCCTTAAGCTGCAAACTACCTTTTTGCCTTGGCCAACCAAAAGTAATCTCATCAAGCACATTATCTGCAACAAAGAATCTagccacacacaaaaaagaaaaatacatcgATATTTTCGTGTCACTTAAACAGCAGCACCTAAACCTgataaggtaaaaaaaaaaggaaaaaagatgaTAATGAGAATTACCTTTCTGGAAACTGGAAAACAATGCCCACCTTTTCAGTGGGAAGCAAGTCAGGATCCGCCTTCGGCTGGCCATCATCCCCATATCCTTGGATACAAATGGAACCTGATGTTGGTTTGTTTAGCCCAGCAAGAAGctacagaaaagaagaagaaaaccccAAAAGTTGCTACAGACTACAAACAACTCAAAGAACAGTGCCGGATAGCTGTGTGTGATGACAAGCTCGtgagacaacaaaacaaacctgcAAAAGGGTAGTTTTACCACTCCCACTCTTCCCAAAGATCAAGCCAAAGCTGCAAAGAGTAATAGAGTCACAAAACTATTAAGTAGGCATGTTGTTTATACACAGTACCTCAAGAAACAG includes:
- a CDS encoding regulator of nonsense transcript protein (unknown protein; Has 56 Blast hits to 56 proteins in 18 species: Archae - 0; Bacteria - 0; Metazoa - 0; Fungi - 2; Plants - 46; Viruses - 0; Other Eukaryotes - 8 (source: NCBI BLink).) gives rise to the protein MKFWGWMHHKFRENSKEPLKDASTGNSYSILSAHPSLDSQEVYPTACAGSRYNTGFRKQVNLFQESSFAGPKQYTEEDFKDERNSDFFDGFLAIGTLGGETLLDEQPATPTFGMSFEDPAIDDADVTENDLKLISNELDKFLEAEAKEGHHQPSGRNSDTNTIASTIEAIEGVDDEEDNQPMKFPLQEYFFGSLIELPESKIAGKKDRASLGELFQITEVQDKQSENIYGKKKKQPNSAHKSAKHLVKKVLKKIHPSSRGSVSGKPEVDSTKKKFQKMVQVFHRKVHPEESIMETKIYSSVANPKSSKANSIDLTFEKVNHCHEASKRCIQYELRSSRSAKNGEHWIKTDEDYFVLEL
- a CDS encoding Tetratricopeptide repeat (TPR)-like superfamily protein (Tetratricopeptide repeat (TPR)-like superfamily protein; INVOLVED IN: biological_process unknown; LOCATED IN: chloroplast; EXPRESSED IN: 14 plant structures; EXPRESSED DURING: 8 growth stages; CONTAINS InterPro DOMAIN/s: Pentatricopeptide repeat (InterPro:IPR002885); BEST Arabidopsis thaliana protein match is: Pentatricopeptide repeat (PPR) superfamily protein (TAIR:AT5G64320.1); Has 28709 Blast hits to 10499 proteins in 259 species: Archae - 3; Bacteria - 9; Metazoa - 215; Fungi - 279; Plants - 27316; Viruses - 0; Other Eukaryotes - 887 (source: NCBI BLink).); the encoded protein is MRPATELAVRIGRELLKVSGSSRAARIWSPLIEQSLHGLGFRHSISPSLVARVIDPFLLNHHSLALGFFNWAAQQPGYSHDSISYHSIFKSLSLSRQFSAMDALFKQVKSNKILLDSSVYRSLIDTLVLGRKAQSAFWVLEEAFSTGQEIHPDVCNRLLAGLTSDGCYDYAQKLFVKMRHKGVSLNTLGFGVYIGWFCRSSETNQLLRLVDEVKKANLNINGSIIALLILHSLCKCSREMDAFYILEELRNIDCKPDFMAYRVIAEAFVVTGNLYERQVVLKKKRKLGVAPRSSDYRAFILDLISAKRLTEAKEVAEVIVSGKFPMDNDILDALIGSVSAVDPDSAVEFLVYMVSTGKLPAIRTLSKLSKNLCRHDKSDHLIKAYELLSSKGYFSELQSYSLMISFLCKAGRVRESYTALQEMKKEGLAPDVSLYNALIEACCKAEMIRPAKKLWDEMFVEGCKMNLTTYNVLIRKLSEEGEAEESLRLFDKMLERGIEPDETIYMSLIEGLCKETKIEAAMEVFRKCMERDHKTVTRRVLSEFVLNLCSNGHSGEASQLLREREHLEHTGAHVVLLKCVADAKEVEIGIRHMQWIKEVSPSLVHTISSDLLASFCSSSDPDSILPFIRAIENT
- the ABCI11 gene encoding non-intrinsic ABC protein 14 (non-intrinsic ABC protein 14 (NAP14); FUNCTIONS IN: transporter activity; LOCATED IN: chloroplast, membrane; EXPRESSED IN: 22 plant structures; EXPRESSED DURING: 13 growth stages; CONTAINS InterPro DOMAIN/s: ATPase, AAA+ type, core (InterPro:IPR003593), ABC transporter-like (InterPro:IPR003439); BEST Arabidopsis thaliana protein match is: ABC transporter family protein (TAIR:AT4G33460.1); Has 403186 Blast hits to 364909 proteins in 4058 species: Archae - 7357; Bacteria - 322932; Metazoa - 7473; Fungi - 4759; Plants - 4437; Viruses - 20; Other Eukaryotes - 56208 (source: NCBI BLink).) is translated as MAVSTFSSPTPVFGIAEPPASFSSTAIGWKQPLRFRRTKKPRVISCDYSCIEVRDVCYRPPGTQLNILNGVNFSLREKSFGLIFGKSGSGKTTLLQLLAGLNKPTSGSICIQGYGDDGQPKADPDLLPTEKVGIVFQFPERFFVADNVLDEITFGWPRQKGSLQLKEQLTSNLQRAFNWVGLDSIPLDKDPQLLSGGYKRRLALAIQLVQTPDLLILDEPLAGLDWKARADVAKLLKHLKKELTLLVVSHDLRELAALVDQSWRMETGGVLVAERPPL
- the ROXY2 gene encoding Thioredoxin superfamily protein (ROXY2; FUNCTIONS IN: electron carrier activity, protein disulfide oxidoreductase activity; INVOLVED IN: negative regulation of transcription, anther development; LOCATED IN: cellular_component unknown; EXPRESSED IN: tapetum, floral meristem, hypocotyl, anther, root; CONTAINS InterPro DOMAIN/s: Glutaredoxin-like, plant II (InterPro:IPR011905), Glutaredoxin (InterPro:IPR002109), Thioredoxin fold (InterPro:IPR012335), Thioredoxin-like fold (InterPro:IPR012336); BEST Arabidopsis thaliana protein match is: Thioredoxin superfamily protein (TAIR:AT3G02000.1); Has 1062 Blast hits to 1060 proteins in 157 species: Archae - 0; Bacteria - 4; Metazoa - 185; Fungi - 99; Plants - 740; Viruses - 0; Other Eukaryotes - 34 (source: NCBI BLink).), coding for MQYKTETRGSLSYNNNSKVMNNMNVFPSETLAKIESMAAENAVVIFSVSTCCMCHAIKRLFRGMGVSPAVHELDLLPYGVEIHRALLRLLGCSSGGATSPGALPVVFIGGKMVGAMERVMASHINGSLVPLLKDAGALWL
- a CDS encoding regulator of nonsense transcript protein, whose product is MKFWGWMHHKFRENSKEPLKDASTGNSYSILSAHPSLDSQEVYPTACAGSRYNTGFRKQVNLFQESSFAGPKQYTEEDFKDERNSDFFDGFLAIGTLGGETLLDEQPATPTFGMSFEDPAIDDADVTENDLKLISNELDKFLEAEAKEGHHQPSGRNSDTNTIASTIEAIEGVDDEEDNQPMKFPLQEYFFGSLIELPESKIAGKKDRASLGELFQITEVQDKQSENIYGKKKKQPNSAHKSAKHLVKKVLKKIHPSSRGSVSGKPEVDSTKKKFQKVWLFQLCFFKN